A stretch of the Pan troglodytes isolate AG18354 chromosome 20, NHGRI_mPanTro3-v2.0_pri, whole genome shotgun sequence genome encodes the following:
- the CEBPG gene encoding CCAAT/enhancer-binding protein gamma: MSKISQQNSTPGVNGISVIHTQAHASGLQQVPQLVPAGPGGGGKAVAPSKQSKKSSPMDRNSDEYRQRRERNNMAVKKSRLKSKQKAQDTLQRVNQLKEENERLEAKIKLLTKELSVLKDLFLEHAHNLADNVQSISTENTTADGDSAGQ; this comes from the coding sequence ATGAGCAAGATATCGCAGCAAAACAGCACTCCAGGGGTGAACGGAATTAGTGTTATCCATACCCAGGCACATGCCAGCGGCTTACAGCAGGTTCCTCAGCTGGTGCCTGCTGGCCCTGGGGGAGGAGGCAAAGCCGTGGCTCCCAGCAAGCAGAGCAAAAAGAGTTCGCCCATGGATCGAAACAGTGACGAGTATCGGCAACGCCGAGAGAGGAACAACATGGCTGTGAAAAAGAGCCGGTTGAAAAGCAAGCAGAAAGCACAAGACACGCTGCAGAGAGTCAATCAGCTCAAAGAAGAGAATGAACGGTTGGAAGCAAAAATCAAATTGCTGACCAAGGAATTAAGTGTACTCAAAGATTTGTTTCTTGAGCATGCGCACAACCTTGCAGACAACGTACAGTCCATTAGCACTGAAAATACGACAGCAGATGGCGACAGTGCAGGACAGTAG